The following coding sequences are from one Sciurus carolinensis chromosome 11, mSciCar1.2, whole genome shotgun sequence window:
- the LOC124958835 gene encoding olfactory receptor 10AG1-like: MQIYKDGDQIKTEKSNTTMLEFVLLGFSDIPHLRWMLFGIFLLMYLAILMCNSIIILITQTDPALQNPMYFFLSNFSLVEICYVTVTIPRMLMDLCTQRGNISLYACATQMCFVLLLGGTECLLLTAMAYDRYVAICNPLHYPVVMSHKVCMQLVAASWLSAVPAVIGQTYQIFSLPFCGSHRINHFFCDIPPVLNLACGDTFVNEMAVYVVAVVFVMVPFLLTLASYGKIISSILKLSSATGRAKAFSTCSSHLMVVVLFYGTASITYLQPKPNQSERMGKLISLFYTILIPVLNPIIYTLRNKDIMVSLRKLLAKVLT, encoded by the exons ATGCAAATCTATAAAG ATGGGGatcaaattaaaacagaaaaatcaaacacGACAATGCTGGAATTTGTTCTCTTGGGATTTTCTGATATTCCCCATCTCCGGTGGATGCTGTTTGGTATATTTTTACTCATGTACCTGGCTATTCTGATGTGCAATAGCATTATCATACTAATTACACAAACTGACCCTGCTCTTCAAAaccccatgtatttcttcctaaGCAATTTTTCCCTTGTGGAAATCTGTTATGTAACTGTCACTATCCCAAGAATGCTCATGGACCTTTGTACACAGAGGGGAAATATTTCCTTGTATGCCTGTGCTACACAAATGTGTTTTGTCCTCTTGCTCGGAGGCACAGAGTGCCTCCTCCTGACagcaatggcctatgaccgctacgtggccatTTGTAACCCTCTGCACTACCCTGTAGTCATGAGTCACAAGGTCTGCATGCAGCTGGTGGCCGCCTCTTGGCTCAGTGCAGTTCCAGCTGTGATTGGACAAACCTACCAGATTTTCTCCTTGCCCTTTTGTGGATCTCACAGAATtaaccacttcttctgtgacatccCTCCAGTCCTCAATCTTGCTTGTGGTGACACTTTTGTGAATGAGATGGCAGTCTATGTAGTTGCAGTGGTGTTTGTAATGGTTCCATTTTTGTTGACCCTCGCCTCCTATGGCAAAATCATCTCCAGTATTCTGAAGTTGTCATCGGCCACAGGGAGGGctaaagccttctccacctgctcttCTCACCTGATGGTTGTGGTCTTGTTCTATGGAACAGCTAGTATCACTTACTTGCAGCCCAAACCAAATCAATCTGAAAGAATGGGCAAACTGATTTCTCTCTTCTACACCATTTTGATCCCAGTTTTGAATCCCATCATATACACTCTGAGGAACAAAGACATCATGGTGTCACTGAGAAAACTACTAGCTAAAGTATTAACATGa